The Mucilaginibacter mallensis genome has a segment encoding these proteins:
- a CDS encoding acyltransferase family protein → MQAKPKLDYINAVRGIAILLVILLHVSRAAVKGLPETFAYICAKGSYGVQLFFVASAFTLYISYSNRINIEGKNTNRNFFIRRFFRISPMYYLAAVVYAVLCYYIPHYNDGKPLVIWKVLANIFYINDFVPGAINYLPPGGWSVGVEMLFYLCLPFLFSKIKNIKIATAWFLISAAGAIVLKLVIRYMLIRLSINYQKPESWFLYFWFPNQFPVFFLGIILFYALQKYVVKSAVVIYVAFAVSTFLLMIISYFMPVIDPYNILPEHIIVATFFTINIFLLAQHNIKIFNNRLTRFLGEISFSLYLIHFLVIYLLADYFPLPVNPYLSFITLLALTITIGGIISKITYHGIELKGIKLGNRFIHKNATISKAKYAIFNPGETNKLHDA, encoded by the coding sequence ATGCAGGCCAAACCTAAACTTGATTACATTAACGCGGTAAGGGGCATTGCAATTTTATTGGTAATACTGCTGCATGTATCAAGAGCGGCTGTAAAAGGTTTGCCTGAAACATTTGCTTATATATGTGCTAAAGGCTCATATGGTGTACAATTATTTTTTGTAGCCAGCGCCTTTACCCTATATATTTCTTATAGCAACCGCATAAACATAGAAGGTAAAAATACAAACCGCAACTTCTTCATACGGCGTTTTTTCAGGATCAGTCCGATGTATTATTTGGCTGCTGTTGTTTATGCTGTACTCTGCTATTACATACCCCATTATAACGATGGTAAACCATTGGTTATATGGAAAGTACTGGCAAACATATTCTATATTAATGATTTTGTACCGGGTGCCATCAATTATTTACCTCCCGGCGGATGGTCGGTTGGTGTGGAAATGCTCTTTTACTTATGTCTGCCTTTTCTCTTCAGCAAAATAAAAAATATAAAGATTGCAACTGCCTGGTTTTTAATTTCAGCAGCTGGGGCTATTGTTTTAAAATTGGTTATCCGGTATATGCTTATACGGCTTTCCATAAACTACCAAAAACCCGAAAGCTGGTTCCTGTATTTTTGGTTCCCCAACCAATTCCCAGTATTCTTTTTAGGGATAATTTTATTTTATGCTTTACAAAAATATGTCGTTAAAAGCGCTGTAGTCATTTATGTTGCATTTGCCGTTTCAACTTTTTTATTAATGATCATAAGCTATTTTATGCCCGTCATTGATCCGTATAACATATTGCCCGAGCACATTATTGTAGCGACTTTCTTCACCATCAATATATTCTTGCTGGCGCAGCATAATATCAAAATATTCAATAATAGGTTAACCCGTTTTTTAGGTGAAATAAGTTTTAGTTTATACCTGATACACTTTTTAGTGATATACTTACTGGCCGATTATTTCCCTTTACCGGTCAACCCCTATTTAAGTTTCATCACTCTATTGGCCCTAACCATTACTATAGGTGGTATTATTTCAAAAATAACTTATCATGGTATTGAACTTAAAGGCATAAAGCTCGGTAACAGATTTATCCATAAAAATGCCACCATCTCAAAAGCCAAATATGCTATATTTAATCCCGGTGAGACAAATAAGTTACACGATGCATAA
- a CDS encoding Nramp family divalent metal transporter, with protein MDTETNPKKNKSRIWRYFTLLGPGLTTGAADDDPSGIATYSQTGAQFGYGQLWTALYMLPFMTAVQEACARIGLVTGKGIAAVVKENYSRPVLYAVVGLVVIANTINIGADIGAMASAAQLLVPVPFVILTLFFTATILVLEIFTNYKVYSRILKWLALALLAYPITVFIVHQPWLTVLRATVVPHFEFTFAFLFIITGVLGTTISPYMFFWEASQEVEEEKEKNRIKNGKPIVGWHRIKRMRLDNNAGMIISEITTWCILLVAATVLHNSGVRDINTSADAAKALEPLVHSFPHAGFLSKLIFSIGIIGLGMLAVPVLSGSAAYAVAEAVNWNASLNFKLKQAHGFYGVITIATLIGLMINFVGIDPVKALVYAAVLNGVAAVPLLFLIAKIARNQKIMGEYKSGMLSHILLWATFGVMGIAAVAMFFTI; from the coding sequence ATGGATACTGAAACCAATCCTAAGAAAAACAAAAGCCGCATTTGGCGATATTTTACATTATTGGGCCCGGGCCTAACTACCGGCGCTGCTGATGACGACCCATCGGGCATTGCCACTTATTCACAAACCGGTGCGCAGTTTGGCTATGGCCAATTATGGACAGCCCTATACATGCTCCCGTTTATGACAGCTGTGCAGGAAGCCTGTGCACGCATAGGATTGGTGACAGGTAAAGGCATAGCCGCCGTGGTAAAGGAAAATTATAGTCGGCCGGTATTATATGCCGTGGTGGGGCTGGTAGTTATTGCCAACACCATAAACATAGGCGCCGATATTGGCGCAATGGCATCGGCGGCGCAATTACTGGTACCTGTGCCATTTGTTATACTCACGCTGTTTTTTACTGCAACCATTTTGGTGTTGGAGATATTTACCAATTACAAGGTTTATTCAAGGATATTGAAATGGCTGGCGCTGGCATTACTGGCCTACCCTATTACTGTATTTATAGTACATCAGCCATGGTTAACTGTATTAAGAGCTACTGTTGTTCCTCATTTTGAGTTTACTTTTGCATTCCTTTTCATTATTACCGGAGTATTGGGCACTACTATATCGCCCTATATGTTCTTTTGGGAGGCATCACAGGAGGTGGAGGAAGAAAAAGAGAAGAATAGGATCAAAAACGGCAAGCCTATTGTTGGCTGGCACCGCATAAAACGTATGCGTTTGGATAATAATGCCGGTATGATCATCTCCGAGATCACTACCTGGTGCATTTTATTGGTTGCCGCTACCGTTTTACATAACAGCGGTGTAAGGGATATTAACACATCGGCTGATGCGGCTAAAGCGCTCGAGCCCCTGGTACACTCTTTTCCGCATGCAGGCTTCTTATCAAAACTAATTTTCTCTATAGGCATTATTGGCTTGGGGATGCTGGCAGTGCCGGTGTTGTCAGGTTCTGCTGCCTATGCTGTAGCCGAAGCTGTTAACTGGAACGCCAGTCTCAATTTTAAATTAAAGCAGGCACATGGCTTTTATGGGGTTATCACTATAGCTACTTTAATAGGCCTGATGATAAATTTTGTGGGTATCGACCCGGTAAAGGCGCTGGTTTATGCAGCTGTATTAAATGGAGTGGCAGCTGTACCCCTATTATTTCTTATTGCTAAAATTGCGCGTAATCAGAAAATTATGGGCGAATACAAAAGTGGCATGCTATCACACATACTGTTATGGGCTACTTTTGGGGTGATGGGCATTGCTGCCGTAGCCATGTTCTTTACTATCTGA
- a CDS encoding DUF1493 family protein yields MEEVLPQLKEFIVDYCNRYKIQQVDPCAIYLDTSIDLDLAIFDIEMELFLAEFVETFRVDNSKFTWYKYGYPKGSPGVEVIKALFGYRSAWVKRLSHRIYKPKFRVSNLQEAVKTGRLV; encoded by the coding sequence ATGGAAGAGGTGCTGCCCCAGTTAAAAGAATTTATTGTTGATTACTGTAACAGGTATAAGATACAGCAGGTTGACCCTTGTGCCATATACCTGGATACCAGTATAGACCTTGACCTGGCTATTTTTGATATTGAGATGGAGCTGTTTTTAGCCGAGTTTGTAGAAACATTCAGGGTAGATAACTCGAAATTCACCTGGTATAAGTACGGCTACCCGAAAGGTTCGCCGGGGGTGGAAGTGATAAAGGCCTTGTTTGGTTACAGATCGGCTTGGGTAAAGCGTTTATCGCATAGAATATATAAGCCCAAATTCAGGGTTAGCAATTTGCAGGAGGCCGTGAAAACGGGCAGGCTGGTTTAA
- a CDS encoding DnaJ C-terminal domain-containing protein, whose translation MAFIDYYKILGVDKNASEKDIKGAYRKLARKYHPDLNPNDVEANKKFQQLNEANEVLSNAENRKKYDQYGENWQHSEAYEQARQQQQNQQRSYAGGSGGRGYEYEGFGNDGGGDDFSEFFQSMFGGSMGGARRGGGQAKYRGQDFNAELHLTLQEVVETHKQTLTVNGKNIRITIPAGVENGQTIKIKGHGSPGVNGGPTGDLFITFSVANDPKFKRQGNDLYNTIKLNLYTAVLGGDITADTLTGKVKLKVKPETQNGTKVKLKGKGMPVYKKEGEFGDLYLTYEIELPTNLTNRQKELFEELAKS comes from the coding sequence ATGGCTTTTATTGATTATTACAAAATATTAGGTGTAGATAAAAACGCATCAGAAAAAGATATAAAGGGCGCCTACCGCAAACTTGCGCGTAAGTACCACCCCGACCTTAATCCTAATGATGTTGAAGCTAATAAAAAGTTTCAGCAATTGAATGAGGCCAACGAGGTGCTAAGCAATGCTGAAAACCGCAAGAAATACGATCAGTATGGCGAGAACTGGCAGCATAGCGAAGCTTACGAGCAGGCCCGGCAGCAGCAACAGAACCAGCAGCGAAGCTATGCGGGTGGATCAGGTGGGCGGGGCTATGAGTATGAAGGTTTTGGCAACGATGGCGGTGGCGATGATTTCTCCGAATTTTTCCAGTCGATGTTTGGCGGATCGATGGGCGGCGCACGTAGGGGAGGCGGTCAAGCCAAATACCGCGGGCAGGATTTTAATGCCGAACTGCATTTAACCTTGCAGGAAGTTGTAGAAACCCATAAACAAACACTTACCGTTAACGGTAAAAATATCCGCATAACCATACCTGCCGGTGTGGAGAACGGGCAAACAATTAAAATAAAAGGCCATGGCAGCCCCGGTGTAAACGGCGGACCTACAGGCGATCTATTTATAACATTTTCAGTGGCAAACGATCCGAAATTTAAAAGACAAGGCAACGACCTGTATAATACCATAAAGCTTAACCTGTACACCGCTGTACTAGGCGGCGATATAACGGCCGATACTTTAACAGGCAAAGTAAAGCTCAAGGTAAAACCCGAAACACAGAATGGCACCAAAGTAAAGCTCAAGGGAAAAGGTATGCCGGTTTATAAAAAGGAAGGCGAATTTGGCGATCTGTATCTTACCTATGAAATAGAGCTGCCAACCAACCTTACCAATAGGCAAAAGGAATTGTTTGAGGAGTTAGCCAAATCCTGA
- a CDS encoding chaperone modulator CbpM: protein MTKEHLIATSDFCVYYNVERTFITSLQEAGLVQITVVNETPYIPETELQKLEKMIHLHHDLEINIAGIEAITHLLDRVEQMQINMLNLKNRLRLYEED from the coding sequence ATGACAAAAGAGCATTTAATAGCAACCAGCGATTTTTGCGTTTACTATAATGTGGAGCGCACCTTTATCACTTCATTACAGGAAGCAGGGCTGGTGCAGATAACCGTGGTAAATGAAACCCCTTATATACCCGAAACTGAACTGCAAAAGCTTGAAAAAATGATTCATCTCCATCATGATCTGGAAATAAACATAGCGGGTATTGAAGCCATCACCCATTTGCTTGATCGCGTTGAGCAGATGCAGATAAATATGCTCAACTTAAAGAACCGGCTGAGGCTTTACGAGGAAGATTAA
- a CDS encoding enoyl-CoA hydratase/isomerase family protein, whose translation MSATDNGNVNLIINNSGIATVSFYHPAQNSLPAALLDELTTRIEQAGNDAQTRIIILKSEGERTFCAGASFDELLQIKDKEAGAIFFSGFARVINACRKSPKIIIARVQGKSVGGGVGLAAGADYCLATEAASIKLSELAIGIGPFVISPAVIRKIGLPAFSQLTIRAVDFQTAQWAMQKGLYNEVYADIASLDEAVNSLAEKLASYHPEALTGLKQILWEGTEDWDNILHERAAISGELVLSEFTQQALQAFKSGKR comes from the coding sequence ATGTCTGCAACCGACAATGGAAATGTAAACCTAATTATCAATAATAGCGGAATTGCTACAGTTAGTTTTTATCACCCGGCTCAAAACTCATTACCTGCGGCTTTACTTGATGAGCTTACCACAAGAATTGAGCAGGCCGGCAATGATGCGCAAACCCGTATTATTATATTGAAAAGTGAGGGTGAACGTACCTTTTGCGCAGGTGCCAGCTTTGATGAGTTGTTGCAGATAAAGGATAAGGAAGCAGGTGCTATATTTTTCTCGGGCTTTGCAAGGGTGATAAATGCCTGCCGAAAATCGCCGAAAATTATTATTGCCCGTGTACAGGGTAAATCTGTAGGCGGCGGTGTAGGCCTGGCTGCCGGGGCAGATTATTGCCTGGCTACTGAAGCAGCATCCATAAAATTGAGCGAACTGGCTATTGGCATTGGCCCGTTTGTAATATCGCCCGCAGTGATACGCAAGATAGGTTTACCCGCATTTTCACAATTAACCATTCGCGCGGTTGATTTTCAAACAGCGCAATGGGCCATGCAAAAAGGGCTATACAATGAGGTTTATGCTGATATTGCCAGTCTGGATGAAGCCGTTAACAGCCTTGCTGAAAAACTGGCTTCCTACCATCCCGAAGCGCTTACCGGCCTTAAACAAATTTTATGGGAAGGCACCGAAGACTGGGATAATATACTCCATGAGCGCGCGGCTATAAGTGGCGAACTGGTACTATCCGAGTTTACACAACAGGCTTTGCAGGCCTTTAAAAGCGGGAAAAGATAG
- a CDS encoding PAS domain-containing sensor histidine kinase, with translation METSGPFSAYGQDDLELISDQHLCIALDNSRIGFWELDLLTYEMRCTGTCKKNVGLTAHAYLDYPTLLSLIHPDDLPQVNDSMKNAIENEGQRYQSEYRIIYASSPIRWVKADGIALFENGKAVKMLGTTIDITERKLIELQKDELISIVNHEVNTPLTSIRSYLQLLARLTAGNANEKISQIVERTSKSAERLRNIINDYLSTSQKNGARLNHHSQVFRLDELIWEIADNVQTISFTHKIQVGAMPCVWIEGDRQGISQVLTNLLTNAIKYSPNRNTVDVNLTVYGVMLKVAVRDYGIGIAEKDIKKLFKKSFKADNGADIEGTGMGLYICDEIIHRHNGQIGVDSREGLGSIFHFTLPFVKLQHS, from the coding sequence ATGGAGACCAGTGGCCCATTTTCCGCGTATGGACAGGATGATTTAGAACTAATATCTGATCAGCATCTGTGTATTGCCCTTGATAACTCAAGGATAGGCTTTTGGGAGCTCGACCTGCTTACTTATGAAATGCGCTGCACCGGTACCTGCAAGAAAAACGTAGGCTTAACTGCCCATGCTTACCTCGACTATCCTACGTTGCTTTCACTAATACACCCGGATGATTTGCCACAGGTGAACGATAGTATGAAAAATGCTATTGAAAATGAAGGGCAAAGGTATCAGTCGGAATACAGGATAATTTATGCAAGCAGCCCTATCCGTTGGGTAAAGGCCGATGGCATTGCTTTATTTGAAAACGGTAAAGCTGTAAAAATGCTGGGCACAACCATTGATATCACCGAGCGTAAATTAATTGAGCTACAAAAAGACGAGCTGATAAGCATTGTAAACCACGAAGTAAATACACCCTTAACCAGCATACGCAGCTATTTACAATTACTTGCGCGCCTAACAGCCGGTAATGCAAATGAAAAGATAAGCCAGATAGTTGAGCGTACCTCCAAATCGGCTGAGCGGTTGAGAAATATCATCAATGATTACCTGAGCACCTCGCAAAAAAACGGTGCCAGACTTAACCACCACAGCCAGGTTTTCAGGCTTGATGAATTGATATGGGAAATTGCTGACAACGTCCAAACCATATCTTTTACCCATAAAATACAAGTGGGGGCCATGCCCTGTGTTTGGATAGAGGGCGACAGGCAGGGTATTAGCCAAGTATTAACCAATCTGCTTACCAACGCCATTAAATATTCGCCAAACCGCAATACGGTTGATGTAAATTTAACTGTATATGGGGTTATGCTTAAAGTAGCTGTCAGGGATTACGGCATAGGAATTGCCGAAAAGGATATTAAAAAGCTGTTCAAAAAGTCGTTCAAGGCTGATAACGGTGCTGATATTGAAGGTACTGGTATGGGTCTGTATATATGCGACGAGATCATACACCGCCACAACGGCCAGATAGGGGTCGACAGCCGTGAAGGACTGGGCTCTATATTTCATTTTACCTTGCCATTTGTAAAGCTGCAGCACAGTTAG
- a CDS encoding LysE family translocator — protein MFNFQHLYLFFIASLLLNLTPGNDMLYVASRSISQGVKAGIVSAAGIAVGCFVHIFAAVMGLSIIIAKSAYLFQVIKFAGAGYLIYLGIRALISKPNVNTTAQSPVRANYWKLFKQGVITNALNPKVAIFFLSFLPQFIDTSSPYFKVQLFTLGFWFDVQGSLLLVVVACVLGKTQDFFNKNPKVWAIQEKVTGFVLIALGIKVALLSKK, from the coding sequence ATGTTCAATTTTCAACATCTATATTTATTCTTTATTGCATCATTATTACTGAACCTCACACCAGGAAATGATATGCTATATGTAGCATCGCGGAGTATTTCGCAAGGTGTAAAAGCTGGCATAGTATCAGCAGCGGGGATAGCTGTTGGCTGTTTTGTGCATATTTTTGCAGCTGTAATGGGCCTATCCATCATCATTGCAAAATCGGCTTATCTTTTTCAGGTAATTAAGTTTGCGGGAGCAGGGTATTTAATATACCTGGGTATAAGGGCATTAATATCAAAACCCAATGTTAACACTACTGCCCAATCGCCGGTACGTGCCAATTATTGGAAACTGTTTAAGCAAGGTGTTATAACCAATGCATTAAATCCAAAAGTTGCCATCTTCTTTCTATCCTTTTTGCCACAATTTATTGATACATCATCGCCGTATTTTAAAGTTCAGCTTTTTACACTTGGGTTTTGGTTTGATGTGCAGGGTTCATTATTGTTGGTAGTTGTAGCCTGTGTTTTAGGGAAAACCCAAGACTTTTTCAATAAAAACCCAAAAGTGTGGGCCATACAGGAAAAGGTTACGGGTTTTGTATTGATAGCGTTAGGCATCAAGGTAGCCTTGTTATCAAAAAAATAA
- a CDS encoding MmcQ/YjbR family DNA-binding protein → MVNTETVREIALSLPGTVEHDHFGMPSFRVNNKIFSTLWIKENKVMVKLSPIDQSVFVAFDNSIFYPVPNKWGLQGATFVELAKVRHDMLKDALATAWQTILDNRKRKTH, encoded by the coding sequence ATGGTTAATACAGAAACTGTACGGGAAATTGCCTTGTCGCTACCGGGTACTGTAGAGCATGATCATTTTGGCATGCCATCCTTCAGGGTAAATAATAAGATTTTTTCCACCTTGTGGATCAAGGAAAACAAGGTTATGGTAAAGCTCTCACCAATTGATCAATCCGTATTTGTTGCTTTTGATAATTCCATCTTTTATCCTGTGCCAAATAAATGGGGATTACAAGGCGCAACTTTTGTTGAACTGGCAAAGGTACGGCATGATATGCTTAAGGATGCGCTCGCTACAGCATGGCAAACTATTCTTGATAACAGGAAAAGGAAAACCCACTAA
- the mgtE gene encoding magnesium transporter: protein MNLKDIKDKIVSGDLKSLLHPGTNTDIHPVDVARILDTLPFNTAYNSFIEFPEKKKATLFAYLSHFLQHKIICKLEPKDAIYILNHINSTDRYSYFVSLKPIDRSKYLDYLDDKNKKATCDMLGYPKQSVARLVNTDFAAITEGMTIAEASEHLRKNQADSDTANVIYVIDGEGKLIDDIPVRRLVLNEPSKTIKDIMDDVVIKLNIGDNTDEAINKFKEYDRTVLPVVNNDNLLIGVITIDDIIDLAEQKTTKELQQFGGVESLEYPYVKTPVFSLIRKRGGWLIVLFLSEMLTATAMGHFQDDIAKAVVLALFVPLVMSSGGNSGSQAATLIIRALAIKELTIRDWWYVMKREAFSGLCLGIILGTIGFIRIAAWQWLGWYNYGQYWELMGVTIFFSLIGIILWGTLSGSMIPIVLKKCKLDPATSSAPFVATLVDVTGLIIYFSIAAVILKGKLL from the coding sequence ATGAATTTAAAGGACATTAAGGATAAGATAGTAAGCGGCGATCTTAAATCACTGCTACATCCGGGCACTAATACAGACATTCACCCCGTGGATGTTGCCCGAATACTGGACACATTGCCTTTTAACACGGCTTACAATTCATTTATTGAATTTCCTGAAAAAAAGAAGGCAACCCTGTTTGCTTACCTTAGCCATTTTCTTCAACATAAGATCATTTGCAAGCTTGAGCCTAAGGATGCCATTTACATTTTAAATCATATCAACTCAACCGACAGGTACTCCTACTTTGTTTCATTAAAACCGATCGACCGCTCCAAATACCTGGATTACCTGGATGATAAGAATAAAAAGGCCACATGTGATATGCTGGGTTATCCTAAACAGAGTGTGGCCCGGTTGGTTAATACCGATTTTGCAGCTATAACCGAGGGCATGACCATTGCTGAGGCCAGTGAGCATCTGCGGAAAAATCAGGCAGACTCAGATACTGCCAACGTTATTTATGTAATTGATGGAGAGGGGAAATTAATTGATGATATTCCGGTAAGGCGTTTGGTATTGAATGAGCCATCAAAAACCATAAAGGATATTATGGATGATGTGGTTATCAAACTAAATATCGGCGATAATACCGACGAAGCTATAAATAAATTTAAAGAATACGATCGTACCGTATTACCAGTAGTTAATAATGATAACCTGCTGATAGGTGTTATAACTATTGACGATATAATTGATCTGGCTGAGCAAAAGACCACCAAAGAACTGCAACAATTCGGTGGTGTGGAATCACTGGAATATCCCTATGTTAAAACCCCCGTTTTTTCACTTATTCGGAAACGTGGGGGCTGGCTTATTGTATTGTTTTTGAGCGAAATGCTTACTGCTACTGCTATGGGCCATTTTCAGGATGATATAGCCAAGGCGGTTGTACTGGCACTGTTTGTACCACTGGTAATGTCGAGCGGGGGTAATAGCGGCTCGCAGGCGGCTACATTAATTATAAGGGCGCTGGCTATAAAGGAGCTTACTATAAGGGATTGGTGGTATGTAATGAAGCGTGAAGCATTCTCGGGATTATGCTTAGGGATTATTTTAGGTACGATAGGTTTTATACGTATTGCTGCCTGGCAATGGCTGGGCTGGTATAATTACGGACAGTATTGGGAATTGATGGGTGTTACTATATTCTTCTCCCTTATCGGCATAATCCTGTGGGGAACGCTAAGCGGTTCAATGATCCCTATCGTACTTAAAAAATGCAAGCTTGATCCTGCCACATCATCGGCGCCATTTGTAGCTACATTGGTAGATGTTACCGGCCTGATTATCTATTTTAGCATAGCTGCCGTTATATTGAAGGGGAAATTACTGTAA
- a CDS encoding PspC domain-containing protein — MLQRILTFFERYSFGVCTYLGERFNVSISKIRLFFIYSSFLAVGFPLIFYIFAGIVLDIRNYVKRVHTRVTDL, encoded by the coding sequence ATGTTGCAACGGATACTCACTTTTTTTGAACGCTACTCTTTCGGGGTATGCACCTATCTTGGCGAGCGCTTTAATGTATCGATCAGTAAAATACGCCTGTTTTTCATCTATTCTTCATTCCTGGCAGTAGGCTTCCCGCTTATATTCTACATATTTGCCGGTATAGTGCTCGATATCAGGAACTATGTAAAGCGTGTGCATACACGGGTTACGGATCTGTAA
- a CDS encoding DUF2851 family protein, with the protein MLFTEDFLHYVWKFRLFDKTNLKTVEGETIEIYSAGMQNTDAGPDFHNARIKIGDTMWAGNVEVHVPSSDWYKHNHTNDGSYNNVILHVVYRDDEPVILPNGRRLPTLELQNRISPDLYNRFHSLVYSNQTFIPCEASIGTVDEFTMRSWFTRILIERLEKRSTAVITALNLNRGDWEETFYQFLAANFGFKTNALPFELLAKSLPQNVLAKHKNNPMQIEALLFGQAGFLEGELTDEYPLTLQKEYNFLRKKYNLNPVENHLWKFLRMRPQNFPTIRLAQFAALVVKSNHLFSKILDIKDVKALRELFIDIPVNPYWEDHYRFDAPSKPMAKNIGQSSVDVLLLNTLVLFLFSYGKHLQLQYYIDRSLKLLENLPKEENNIIADFNVVGVKIKTAFESQALLELRNNYCNFKKCLQCSIGNKILAHSKSMY; encoded by the coding sequence ATGCTTTTCACCGAAGACTTTTTGCATTACGTATGGAAATTCAGGCTGTTTGATAAAACCAATCTCAAAACTGTTGAAGGTGAAACGATAGAGATTTACTCCGCAGGCATGCAAAACACCGATGCCGGGCCCGATTTTCACAATGCCCGTATTAAAATTGGCGATACCATGTGGGCCGGGAATGTGGAAGTGCATGTGCCGTCATCCGACTGGTATAAACACAACCATACTAATGATGGTTCGTATAATAATGTAATACTCCACGTGGTTTACCGCGATGATGAGCCGGTTATTTTGCCCAACGGCCGTCGCTTGCCAACACTGGAACTGCAAAACCGTATCTCACCCGATCTGTATAACCGTTTTCATTCCCTTGTTTACAGCAACCAAACCTTTATCCCCTGCGAGGCCAGTATCGGCACAGTTGATGAATTTACCATGCGCAGCTGGTTTACCCGTATACTGATAGAGCGCTTAGAAAAACGATCAACCGCGGTAATAACCGCCCTAAACTTAAACCGCGGCGATTGGGAGGAAACTTTTTACCAGTTTTTGGCAGCGAACTTCGGTTTTAAAACCAATGCCCTACCGTTTGAGCTATTGGCAAAATCGCTGCCGCAAAATGTATTGGCCAAGCATAAGAACAACCCTATGCAAATTGAGGCACTCCTATTTGGGCAGGCCGGTTTTTTGGAGGGCGAGCTAACTGATGAATACCCGCTAACACTTCAAAAGGAATATAATTTCCTCCGCAAAAAATATAATCTTAATCCTGTTGAAAACCATTTATGGAAATTCCTGCGGATGCGGCCGCAAAACTTCCCAACCATAAGGCTGGCACAGTTTGCAGCACTCGTAGTCAAATCAAATCACCTGTTCTCCAAAATACTGGACATAAAAGATGTAAAAGCCCTGCGTGAGTTATTTATTGATATACCTGTTAACCCTTATTGGGAAGATCATTACCGTTTTGATGCACCATCAAAACCTATGGCAAAAAACATAGGGCAATCATCAGTAGATGTATTGCTGCTGAACACACTGGTGCTATTTTTGTTCAGCTATGGTAAGCACCTGCAATTACAATATTATATTGACAGGAGTTTAAAGCTGTTGGAAAATTTGCCAAAGGAAGAAAACAATATCATTGCTGATTTTAACGTTGTTGGAGTAAAGATAAAAACCGCATTTGAGTCGCAGGCTTTATTGGAGTTAAGGAATAATTATTGTAATTTTAAAAAGTGCCTGCAATGCAGCATTGGCAATAAAATACTGGCTCATTCAAAGTCAATGTATTAA